ttatttgattttttaattcttatatttgattaattttagtttcattattataatcattttaTCTGTTATTTTTGCACAGTTTTTTAAACTAAAGTTAATGCTTATTTCTTAATGTAATtgcaaaaaaaagttaatttttacccaaaatattattattattatcccaccttaaataaaaataaatttaattaatgaagctatttaaatctaaaaatatataaaacttaaacCACCGTATAAGAATTtggatagagaaaaaaaaatacacaaacaaaataataagtaggagagagaaaaaaaatgagacacTATGGATCTTTCTCTTATTGAAACAATATTTACGAGATGCgtaccaaaaaaaatctttattttttttagtttaatatgggtgttcgggtcagcttgcgtgtatctcgactaatcccacgggccctgaagttaacgaccatgtaagcctccagtggccatcatatgaccaaccacaagactcgaacctgaaaccacagagagagcaaacatCTTGATCCTAAatttttaccactggaccaccacctaaatagtcgtaaaaaaaaatcttatttttagagTTGCTAGCGAGTTGCACATTAGATGGGgaaattgttttctttcctaGGACAGATGGTCGAGATGCATGTGTCTGTGAATTCACATATGACACGGGCAGATGGATCAGACCTGGCATATCCATACTTAACAAAACAATGCTGTTTTGTTCCCGACCTTGCCTTCTTCTTCCCGTGTTCTTGTGCTTGGGTGTTTGCTTGTCTAAATGGGAATTAAGAGGGATGGAGACGCCACCAAGAGGCGGTGGTGTCTAAGagatcaaaatgaaagaaactgaaacagaaaaagggaaaaagatgAGGAGGGAGAAGACCACCTTTTGGATCCATATCAGCGAGGGAATTCTATAGCCTTCTAACTGTAAGCTAGGGGAGTTGAACGGGTGGAAGGTTTTAgtatagtttgtttttgtatttaaaaaatattattatttttattttttgttgttatagattataaaatgatttttaaaaaaaaatattattttaatatatttataactaaaaactactttgaaaaataaatcttaccATACTCTTTAACACCTTTTTAGTAGCGTTTGGCATTGCGGTTtgtttgcttaaaaaaattattttttttaaattaaatattttgatatattaattttaaaaataaaaaaatatattattttaatatatttttaaataataaatactactataatatcaaatattccttttaatataaaaaggtaaaaagatttaagaaaaaaattaaaaattaattattatatttatggatTTGTGGGGCTGACTTAACGAAGAATAAAAAACTTCATgtgatttcaaaattttattgtcATTTCCAACCTAAAGCGTTTCCTTGTTGACAAGAtagcaaattttattttattttttttagattaatctaGAACTAGGTTACTTATAATCTAATTGTTTAATTggatctatttttaaaatgttagagTATTTAAGAGTGTagtaacggttgttttttaaaatattttttattttaaaatatattaaaataatatttttttatttttttaaaaattatttttgatatcaacatatcaaaataatatgaaaacatcaaaaataaattattctagaACCAGGTTACTTATAACCTAATCGTTTAATTGggtctatttttaaaatggtaAGTAAGTAAGGTGTTTAAGAGTGTGGtagtgattgcttttcaaagtgtttttcattttaaaatatattaaaataatattttttaaaaaaaaaattatttttgatatcaatatatcaaaatgatatgaaaacattaaaaatatattaatttaaaacaaaaataaaaataaaaatttttaaacacgctttcaaaacaaaataccaaatacTAATGCAATatttcctctttctctctcttttctttcacaAAACCTTCAGTTTGAAACTTGTCTTCCCATTCTGATTGGCATTTTGCTGACATTGGTCTTCTgggggaaaaaaacagaagaaactaCTATGAAgcacacaaaataaaagaatggcATAACAAGTGACATGTGAAGCTACAAGAAGGGTATTAATCTTTTGTTCTTagtactagctagctagctttgTCTGTTTCTCTTATCTGCTGGATAAACCTAGGAGCCTGCGCTTTCTTTCACTTGTGCGGAAATCTCAAGCTCAGGAATCACATGATCTCCTTTTGACATGTGTCCCATCCATTCTGCCAAAACAGCTTTGCACCCTCTCCCATGTCATTGCACTCAGTCGCAGCATTGAGATTCTGATTGCGACTTCACCTTTCTAGGatcatctctctctctgcatTGGGATATGGTGATTCTGTTGCAATCTTATTACTACCGCTGTGCtagcaaaaaaccaaaaagagcAAAACGCAGCATAGGTGTTTCACATGGCATCTCTCACGCCTGGATTGCTATCCAAGCTACTGGAGAGCGCTGGCAACAAGGACGTGAGAGTCACTGGAGAGCACCGCTCTGCCCTTCTTCAAGTTATAGAGATCGTGCCCTCTCTCTCTGGAGCCCCAAATGATCCTTGGCAGAGCCAAGGATTCTTCGTGAAAGTCTCAGACTCTCTGCATTCCGCTTACGCCTCCATCTCTGATGAGGACTTGGACTTGATTTACAGTGACAAAATCCAACTGGGCCAATTCGTTTATGTTTCGCGCTTCGAGGTTTCTGCCTCTGGCTCTCCTGTTCCTGTTCTTCGCGGGCTGAAGCCTGTGCCCAATAAGAGAAGGCCTTGCGTTGGGAATCCTAAGGATTTGGTGTCCAGCGATTCTTTGCCCAGTAGTGGTATTAGTTATGTTACATCGACTGATTTTAGCAAggacaaggagaagaagaagttgataaGTCGACAAAGACTATCCAAGATTAGCAATATTGTCAAGAAATCAGACATTGTTGTGGAGGATTCCAAGCACATGAAAAGGGATTCTTTGGATCAGACGAGGAGATTGAGTTTGGACTCTGCTAGGAGGATCTGGGAGCACCAAACTCCCACCCCAAAAACTGTTCCTCTtaataaatcatcaaaaacTGTATGTTTTTGCTTCTCCTTCTTTCCTGTTTTCAATTTCCTTGAGAGTCACTACACCAtgcattattttgatttagtaCTGTCAACTAACTGCATTCttcacttcacatttttttttttcacaatcattttcttttatctaaagACTAGCTCTTCTGCTTCAAATTTATTGAACTCATACTTGCTTCATATACTAACATTCATTGCCTAGTTGAAGGTATCCCAATCACATCATACTCTTACTATGGAGTAGACGGGATAATCCATAGAAAGAAAGTAATTGTTTTAATGAGAAACAACAAGCATTTGTTTACTGAAATCATATCCCTGTCATGTGCTTCTCAATTTAAGGGTCCATTTATCTACGCCCTGAAACATACAATGATGCTTGTTGTGTCCAGTACCATTTATCTACGGTCAGTGTTTATTACCTGTTTCTGTGTAGGTTCGTTCCGATAAGAAGGTTCCTTCCAAGATTGACTCGTCACACAAGCGCCTATCTTTGAGTCTTTCCCCATTGAAAACCAAGAATGCGATCTCTTCATCCATTCCAACTGTCAAGCCtttgaaaaaagatttgaagtCAGCTACTGACCATGTTATTCCTAGCCGACTGGTTCAAGTTCCCCTGATTTCCAAAACTTGGTCCAAATATAGAATTTCCTGGGATGCAATTCCTCCTGCCATTCACCATCTCGGAAAGGTCTGAAGTTATACCGGATTATGAGATTCTGTTCCAGATTGTACCGTTGCCAAGTTCTTTGTAAATTCTCTTTTCATCAGAAAAAAGAACTCAGTTCTTATGTTCTTGGTGGTTTCAGGAAACTCTATGTTGTAAGAATGCTGCAGTTTTGGCTGCTGCACGTGCGCTTGAAGAAGCATCGGCTGCTGACAATGTCATTCATTGCATGCAGTATGAATCCTTtggccttttctttctttctattgtcAACTTGTTGAATTCCTAATGTTTTTCATATCCTGCAATATTGTTGCTGACTTATGAACAACACCCCTCTCCCACCCCTCCTTTTTCATAgtcatttgattaaaattttaatctaacTAATGAGATTTTGCTTTCTGGCTGTCATCAGTTTGACGCCAACTTAACAAGTGTTGATGAAGGTTATCAGTTGGATCATGGTGCAAAGCTTTGAACTGCGTTTTCTTGGGTGTTAGGCTGTAAAATATGGAAAGAGCCTTTATAAGAGATAATTTAGGGTGCGTCAGCACCTACGTTCTCTTCCCaatgaaatcaatttttctcTTGCCTCTTCATCTATAGTTCAATGGGATTAAGAAAAATGAGTAAAGCAACTAAAACTCATGTGTTATATGCATCTCTGGTTTGCCTGAGGATGCAGTAGATCTGGCATCCTCAGGAGATTAATACAGAGAGTTGTGTAGGGAGGAAactagattaaaaaagaaaccacaAGAAAGGGTTTATCTGCCAACTTGGAATTTATATGAAAAGCTTTTCTCTTTATCCATTTTACCACATGTCCCAGCttaatgcttttctttttcctccagATCATTTGCAGAACTACATGAGTCTGCGCAATCAGCGTCTTCAGGACCATTAGTGGAACAATATTTGGATCTCTACCAGAACATTCAGAGATCAGCAAAGATTGTTAATTCTTTACTCAGTGATGCAAGTCTTCTTGAAACTAAAGCAAGCAATTATGATAGCCTGCAGCGTGTATTTCCTGATGTACGTAAAAGTTCAAGAAATACTAATGCAGAATCTTGGGTTCATGCTGCTATACAGACTAATCTTTCCAAATTCAGTTTGTTAAAGAAGCCAGAGAAGAGTGGAGTTTTGGATATTGATAAATGTTATTATGTCATCCTAGATAATTCTCTACAGGAATTGAATTCTGAGAATCAATTGCCTCAAAACAAACCATGTCTTAGAAACCACAGCAACTATATACCAGATTTAAGTGCTAAGCGGGTGCCATCTTCAAAACGACATCTTGCATCTGTAAAGAAAGTGAATCCTGAAAGGAGGGATTGTCCCAGGGGAAGTGGATTAAAGGAGACAGCAAGTTTAGCAGAAAAGCTGCTGTTAGATTCCCGTGAATGGTTCTTGAGGTATATGGAGGATTCATTGAATGTCGGTTTTGGGTTATGTGAAGGGAAAATTTCTGAGATTGCAGGTTTTCTTGGGCAGCTTAGAAGGGTGAACCAGTGGCTGGATGACTTAGTCGGGGGTGGGCTTAAGGTTGATGCGAGGATAGAAGgcttgaaaaagaaattatatggaTTCCTGCTAGAATATGTTGATTCTGCTACTGTTACTGGTAAGTAGGTAAATACTAAGAGAGCTAACAAAATGACACTGAAACTCACCAATTTCTGGTTTCAGATGGACATTGTTATATGAGTTCGTTGAGAAGTTGCGCGTTCAgaatatttcattttctcaGGTGGTAAAACAATTGTTGACCTAGTGTTAGGAAACGTGCCAGCCAGAAATATTGTAACCTGTCCTGCGTTTGTATGCAATAGATTGCTTGAACAATTTGCATCTATTGTCAGTCAAGTTTTATGAATTATGTTGAAACTTTACAAAGTTCACTCATAATATAAGCAAAGTGCAAGCAGTGTCTGTGGACGAAGTGATGCTTCCCTAAGTTGCATTTAAAATGGAATCTTATTAGAGTGATTAATTTTCAGAAGAAATAATAATGTAATCGCCATTTCTGAAATGCCAAACCACATGTTCCTATATTTACTTTACACAAATAACAGTAGAGGTTGTAAAGAAGTTCATGCTTTGGACAGTGTACTACCGAAATTTACAACTGAACATTCATTTAGTCAAGAAATAGCCATCCTCAGATTTTGAATCAACTGAAATATGTGAAGGTGACGGTGTTTTCTCAACATAAGCTGAAGCAGCCTTTGTCAGGGTCTTCAATCCCCTGCAGGACTTCATGTGCGAGTGCAATTTCTCTGGCCTGAATGACTTCCCACACCGCCTGCATTTTAACAGTTAGATTTTAGTTGCTAATAACCAAGTACAGTAATGAATAGGCTTTGGATCAGAGCACACAAAATCAAATACTCTAGGGTCGGCTTGCCAAATTGAGGAGTAGAAGCACCTATTTATGTTTATATCAGCGACAACAGGAACAGAgaattaagagagaaaaaggagaaCCCCAGAAAAGGAAGGGTGTGTCTATTGATTCAGATTGTAAATCATGTATGAAAGTTGTTTACtaaaactttgtcattctgctAGCTTAACTAGCAGGCAGGCAGTTATCAAAACTCTTGACAGAAAATCTAAGATGAGCAAACAATAATGTTTGACTGAGAGATTGCTTTTCGTTTGACTAGGAACTGAGTACTTCCTTAAACAGTCAGATGGACACTTGTCATAATTGAGTGCAAGCAGGGGCTCTGGTTGGTTCTGCTTTGACTTTGTTGTCTATTGTGATCTCATTTCTCCAGTGctacatcatcatcataaaaGCAGGTCACCTATTACACAACATTGTGAGTCTACTTGGCAGTCCAAGCCAAGGCACTATCCATCATTAGGTTTTGCTAGTTGCTTACAATGCAACATTAAATCATGGGTTTCAAAATGGTCAAatctaaaattagaaaagaaattttataatgtAGTTAGAGTAGAGATAGCATGAGGAAATGGGTTACTCGGCTTACGAGCAGATGGGTGCAGCCACTGGCTTGTATGCAGGGGGAATCACTTTTGGACTGCCAAATCCACCAGGCTGCTTCTTTGAACCTCTCGCCTCATCATAGCTTTTCCTGCTAATACAATGCAGTAGAACCAATCCAAACACAATGTATTAATGGCCCGTTTATACATTCATGACACTGACAAATTTTGAGAGAGTACTAGTACCAATTTTTTTGCCAAAATACCTAGCATTGGCAATATCGTGTTGCTGTATTTGTTGATTCCATGGAGTCGCAAAAACTCTGGCAGGCCCTCCAAGTACCTCTCCTTCACAAATCTGATCAGCCGGCTTTTCGATTGGTTTATATTTACTATTACATTTTTGGCCTTGGCGAACCAATGCAGCATCGTTTGTGTCAACAGCACCACATGTCATCAAATTACGTAGCATCTTGGATGTTCCACTTGAATAGCTCTTACTCTTTGCAAATGTAGCttgtgatgatgatgttgatgaCGATAGCGAGGAGAATGAACTTGGGGTGCCCATCTTTTCAATATTGCTGTTGTTGTCtacccttttcttttggttcttctTGCTCTTGCTGCCCAAGAAATTGGTGTAAAAAGATGAATATTGTTCCACCTTAATGTCTATCTGCTCTTCTTCAAGAGGGTTGCTGGGTTTGcatgcatcttcttcttccttgatGGAATCGTCAGTTACTGTTGAAATCTCTGAACTGAATACAGGTGATTCTTCAGATATTTCAGATGATGTTGTCTTTCGTGGGGTAGTGTCGTCACAAATTTGGTTTGGTGAAGGAAGTTGCTCATGATCTTGTGCTTTGTTTTCCACTTCAGTATTCTCAACTTGGCTATCATTTTCACTTTTCATCAACAAGTCAGCAGCTTTCTTTTCACCATATGCACTACCAGCTGTGTAGTTTTTCCAGGGACAAGAAGATAAATGGGATTTAGTGCTGAAATCACATGATTATTtggaaattaaatcaaatgaaaaaaacaattgctggttttttttttgaaaagaaaacgaTAGCATCAAGAAGATATTAGCTAGTTATAAGGGATATTTTACGTACCCAAGGGATTGGCAGGAGGGACGAAAATTTCAGATCCTTTGAGGACATATTCATTGTCAGAGATTGGGGTAATCAGATCATCATCCAGTAAATCTTGCCAGACATAGCCCTTCTTGTATCTcctgtttagttttatttttttaaataaaaaatctataaaatcacCATTAATTACCAGATATATATTgctgaacaaaataaaacaaacctcTTATAGGACCAAGCAAAGGCTTTTGGCATGTCTTTTCCTCGCAAATCCGCAAGCCACCTCTTGACATCTgtcttaaatattaattttcatattaagtaactatataacaatcaaaaaccTTTGCAAATTACTTGAAAGAATGAGGAAATTACCTCTTAAATAAACACCATTTAGATTGAAATGATGAACTCGAATGAGATGGGGATGCTCAAAACGGCCCAGATTATGGCTGAGAAAGTAAATGATATGAATACGTCTCACTTCTCCTCCAGCCCCACTACTACTTTTGAGGGGTATTCCTGATGATGCTTCCATTCTTTTCGATCTTCTCCTGTACGTTAATTAGTTTgaactaattaaaaatacatagacAAAGACATAGAATATTTAACTAGAACAAGAAGAAACACTTCTTTTCAGGCACTGCCACGGTCTCTCGAGCGTATTGCTTATATCAATCTACattattgtaagaaaaaagGGTACAGAACCATGCATATTGTAATCCAAGGTATATAGTATTATATGATCATCTGAGCATGAGAATCcaggagaaagaaagagaaatgggATCTGTAATCTGTTTGTTTCTCAGCAGCCGGCCTGCAGCTTCACCACTAGCTAAAAAGTTCTTCACAAAACACATATATACATGGGTTTCCTCTATAAATGTCTCATGCATCTTGGTTTGTAATGCATGTGCATACATTTAGAGATAAATTAATGCAGGCCTACAAGAAACGTAGactattatcaattaaaaacacagTAGATATAAAAATTCGAGAATATTACTCAGTGGGGTGCAGTGCTTTGCCTTGGATCTTTTCACTTTGTCTAGAACCGTGCGACCGCTAGGGAATTAAGACGTTTGTTTATaagaaagaaatggagaagccGAGGAAGgaagatagatagatagatagatagatggagagagagagagagagagagagagagctactTAATCTCTCTTTATGTATTATATGGAGAGACAAAGATGAGAGTGGCAACCTTTTTATCAGATTTCCCGCGATTAATTACCTAACTTACCATACTTGGCCAGCTTTTGACCCAAATCATGGAGTTTTATTTTCCGCATAATTAAcgctgcctttttttttcctatctttTATGAGTATTTTAACGCAGTCCTTATAGTTTAGTAAAAGTGATTTCCTAATCCTCGTGGTCTTAGAAACTATATATCTAATCcctacattttttatttgttttataatttagttcttTTGTAAGTTTCATGTgacctttcaatttattttgtttttcttttcttggatgatggaataaagaaaagagaatttgGTAAAGTGAGGAAATTTGACCATGAGAAGAGGTAGTTCTTAAACAAACAATTACTAAACTATAAGGACTTGTTAATTAGTTTTGATAAATTCAAGGACTAATTTATTACTAACTTTAGCTTTCAATTTATTACGGCATGAAATTTTCTATGAGCCATAATTAAGGGCAATTTAATCAAAGTAGGTGCACTGCGAAGAGTGCAAGGATTCACCTTCATGATAAGGTTagggaaacaaaaacaactgtgcttaattatgctttttatttctattttttgtcttcattatgctgtttttttatatatagaaatactTGTAATATGGTTGATTGAATATGATATGATCAGGCTAGCTTTCACAGcgtatattaattaaagttcCTCCTACTACTTAAATTTtagctaaaacatatatatacacttgtTTTACTTTGAATTCCTCCATTGAAAATAACGAAAACATATCAGCATGTGCATGCAAGCTGGTTTAACTAGATTTGGGATGAAAACTGAAGAATTCATTCCTATTTtgacaaaagaaattaagaacatGTTGATTCTTACTCTTTTTTCTCCATTCCTTCAACTCAATTCTGTAAGATTCTGAAAGAGAGATGATCCAAATCACTGCGAGCAGCCACATGCAAAGCAACTTCTGCTTGCTAGCTAGCTTGTACCTGGCCTGACCACTCCAAATATATCTTCGAATGAGAGTCAGAGAAagacacagagagagagagagagatatataGATGATAAgctaatttatgttttaagctGTTTTGAGAGTAGTTTAGCGGTCTGAAAGTGGAAGAAGGAGATGGATTTCACAATATAGCCAAAAGCTGGGATTAATTAGGTGGGTGACTTGGGCGTGTGGGAATGTTGCTGATAGCGAGTGATactcaatatatattatttttccataCAAAATAGCGTGCCGTCTCAGTTGAAACTAGTCatagtatatatattatgactatattatatacatatatgtaaTGCAATGTGCATGAGATATCCATTCTACCAATACCTATAAGCTTACAAAATTGGACAAAACTCCTAATGTTGTCGTCTGCTGACAGTTGAGATTATATACTAGTAATAAGTGGAGGTAGAGGAGGTTAGTTAGTCACACTTACTGATGCAGATATATGTAGGTGGATCGACCATGGATCCATGTCTCCTGCTCCATTCTTTTATTCTCACATATCTGGATGACTTAAGGATGTTGGTTATGTTAGGTTCTAGCTTTCAATACATTAAACTCTGCTATATTGTTGTGTAGTAATTTCAATCATCGATCCCCATCTGAATTCGGACATTCAATTAGAGATGATCGATCTACTCCATTATTTGCAGGCACGCACAGTTTGTGCAGTTGGACAAGTTCTCTGTTATTCTTACAAGCATTTATGATTGTTGATCATCATGACTCTTATTTATAAATGAGTCATTATGTTCTTGATCTTTTCTCCAGCAAGTCTCATGCTCGAAACCCATAAGTGGGAAAATGATTAACTTGAGACATGGGGAGGTCTTGATTTCAAGTTTCATTACTTTATAGCTTATGTAAATAATACTGGTAAATTATTATCtgggtgtttgtttttattgttacaatttatttttaaaataatttttacttaaaaaatattaaaatattatattttagatgtttttaaataaatgtgaTTCGATAAGGCTCATAGCTAGCCAATACAAAACCACAGAGGACAAGTTGTGGGATTCGAAGAGACTCACAGATACCCTACTGATTGTAAatataaaacgaaaaaaaaaatatcatattcaaACATCTcctttgtaattaaaaaaaaaaaaaaagtaattttgttaAGAGGTTGGACTCTGAATATATACAGTTGTGATCGTGGTTCTAGTAGGTATAACTTCTGCAAccgaagaaaaaataaacaaaggtactaatataattatcaatttttttcctgcctgagttaaaataaatttataaggaTGGATGAGAGTTCATAAGATTATAAATCGATCCATATTTAATAACCCTTCGAATAAGAcatacattttaatattttatgaaaagaaatgaatgttGTTGAAACCGGAATTTGTAGAAGATATTgacaagattttattaatttaggtctcgtttgtttgctgaaaagtaatttttttttgaaaagtgaattccgagaaagtgaattatttttctatgtttggtagtataatggaaaataagttgggaaacattttccagtgtttggttatgtcatgaaaaatgagctggaaaataacttattaatgttttatttttctcaaatttattaaaataataaggaacaaatcttacaaattaaaaagttgaatgaaaatgaaattgaaaaaaatataatttcataaattatctcaaataaaataaataataatcaaaataatagagatcaaatttaaaaaattaaaaaattaaaaaattaaaagatgaagaaattaaaataataataattaacatttcataaatgatttcaaataaaataagtaacaatcaaaagaatgaggaccaaatttgatagataaaaaatttcaattaaaaaatgataaggaaaaagcaaataacaattataaaaatgaggaccaaagttaatataaaaattaaattctaagggatgaattgaaaaacaaatatttaaaacaaaatatatataacaatcaaaagtttgaggatcaaatttgatataatcagcaaataatatgacatttctaaatttttcacaacttccggaaagtgttttccgtctaaaataaaaggaaaacactttcctaaaaaccaaaccaaattttcctttgactggaaagtatttttcgttgaccggaaagtgcttcccgttgaccaacttttctaatggcaaacaaacacagaaaagtttaGAAAGTAGTTTccagaaaaccactttccagaaACAAACTCCGTTTTAGCAGGTCTTagttatagaaaaaaatcaatcatgaaaGCATTAACAAACACCTATCTTATTAACAATTTGTTTATCCTCAAATTAAGAGTTAGCTTCATAATTAaggaaaatttgttttatttttttaattttaaattttgagataacatcaaaatttattgaattgttttaaatacACTTTgtagaaaatgtatttttaagaatttaaataagAATACTAACCactttttacatgaaaaaaatggagATATGCAATtgtaacaaaaaacaaattcttcaatggtttttttaattttttaattttaaaatataataaaataatatattttttttcagattttatttttatttttaatattaatatatcaaaattatccaaaaatatccaaaaatattaatttaatattttttaaataaaaaacaatttaaaaaataaattataaaataaaaacaaacactccaaATAAAAACACCAAGGAGGCCTGTACTTTGCACATGACAGgtccaaatcaaaattaaaatcgcACTTCTTTCATCTCGACTGCCCGTCCATCTTTCCAAGTTATGAGGAATCATGGGAACTGTACTCTCCTATGACATAAGCAATGGaacttataaataattttaacgATAAGACcgatatttatattattatacataacAATAATTCGACTCATGTTTTACTGTTGTTGATTGTGAGTAAAATAATTACTTTGTCCTT
This region of Populus trichocarpa isolate Nisqually-1 chromosome 9, P.trichocarpa_v4.1, whole genome shotgun sequence genomic DNA includes:
- the LOC7488155 gene encoding protein SOSEKI 1 isoform X2 — its product is MEKKERRSKRMEASSGIPLKSSSGAGGEVRRIHIIYFLSHNLGRFEHPHLIRVHHFNLNGVYLRDVKRWLADLRGKDMPKAFAWSYKRRYKKGYVWQDLLDDDLITPISDNEYVLKGSEIFVPPANPLAGSAYGEKKAADLLMKSENDSQVENTEVENKAQDHEQLPSPNQICDDTTPRKTTSSEISEESPVFSSEISTVTDDSIKEEEDACKPSNPLEEEQIDIKVEQYSSFYTNFLGSKSKKNQKKRVDNNSNIEKMGTPSSFSSLSSSTSSSQATFAKSKSYSSGTSKMLRNLMTCGAVDTNDAALVRQGQKCNSKYKPIEKPADQICEGEVLGGPARVFATPWNQQIQQHDIANARKSYDEARGSKKQPGGFGSPKVIPPAYKPVAAPICSRCGKSFRPEKLHSHMKSCRGLKTLTKAASAYVEKTPSPSHISVDSKSEDGYFLTK
- the LOC7488155 gene encoding protein SOSEKI 1 isoform X1, whose product is MEKKERRSKRMEASSGIPLKSSSGAGGEVRRIHIIYFLSHNLGRFEHPHLIRVHHFNLNGVYLRDVKRWLADLRGKDMPKAFAWSYKRRYKKGYVWQDLLDDDLITPISDNEYVLKGSEIFVPPANPLAGSAYGEKKAADLLMKSENDSQVENTEVENKAQDHEQLPSPNQICDDTTPRKTTSSEISEESPVFSSEISTVTDDSIKEEEDACKPSNPLEEEQIDIKVEQYSSFYTNFLGSKSKKNQKKRVDNNSNIEKMGTPSSFSSLSSSTSSSQATFAKSKSYSSGTSKMLRNLMTCGAVDTNDAALVRQGQKCNSKYKPIEKPADQICEGEVLGGPARVFATPWNQQIQQHDIANASRKSYDEARGSKKQPGGFGSPKVIPPAYKPVAAPICSRCGKSFRPEKLHSHMKSCRGLKTLTKAASAYVEKTPSPSHISVDSKSEDGYFLTK
- the LOC7488155 gene encoding protein SOSEKI 1 isoform X3; this encodes MEASSGIPLKSSSGAGGEVRRIHIIYFLSHNLGRFEHPHLIRVHHFNLNGVYLRDVKRWLADLRGKDMPKAFAWSYKRRYKKGYVWQDLLDDDLITPISDNEYVLKGSEIFVPPANPLAGSAYGEKKAADLLMKSENDSQVENTEVENKAQDHEQLPSPNQICDDTTPRKTTSSEISEESPVFSSEISTVTDDSIKEEEDACKPSNPLEEEQIDIKVEQYSSFYTNFLGSKSKKNQKKRVDNNSNIEKMGTPSSFSSLSSSTSSSQATFAKSKSYSSGTSKMLRNLMTCGAVDTNDAALVRQGQKCNSKYKPIEKPADQICEGEVLGGPARVFATPWNQQIQQHDIANASRKSYDEARGSKKQPGGFGSPKVIPPAYKPVAAPICSRCGKSFRPEKLHSHMKSCRGLKTLTKAASAYVEKTPSPSHISVDSKSEDGYFLTK
- the LOC7488155 gene encoding protein SOSEKI 1 isoform X4, which produces MEKKERRSKRMEASSGIPLKSSSGAGGEVRRIHIIYFLSHNLGRFEHPHLIRVHHFNLNGVYLRDVKRWLADLRGKDMPKAFAWSYKRRYKKGYVWQDLLDDDLITPISDNEYVLKGSEIFVPPANPLAGSAYGEKKAADLLMKSENDSQVENTEVENKAQDHEQLPSPNQICDDTTPRKTTSSEISEESPVFSSEISTVTDDSIKEEEDACKPSNPLEEEQIDIKVEQYSSFYTNFLGSKSKKNQKKRVDNNSNIEKMGTPSSFSSLSSSTSSSQATFAKSKSYSSGTSKMLRNLMTCGAVDTNDAALVRQGQKCNSKYKPIEKPADQICEGEVLGGPARVFATPWNQQIQQHDIANARYFGKKIAGKAMMRREVQRSSLVDLAVQK
- the LOC7488155 gene encoding protein SOSEKI 1 isoform X5, producing MEKKERRSKRMEASSGIPLKSSSGAGGEVRRIHIIYFLSHNLGRFEHPHLIRVHHFNLNGVYLRDVKRWLADLRGKDMPKAFAWSYKRRYKKGYVWQDLLDDDLITPISDNEYVLKGSEIFVPPANPLAGSAYGEKKAADLLMKSENDSQVENTEVENKAQDHEQLPSPNQICDDTTPRKTTSSEISEESPVFSSEISTVTDDSIKEEEDACKPSNPLEEEQIDIKVEQYSSFYTNFLGSKSKKNQKKRVDNNSNIEKMGTPSSFSSLSSSTSSSQATFAKSKSYSSGTSKMLRNLMTCGAVDTNDAALVRQGQKCNSKYKPIEKPADQICEGEVLGGPARVFATPWNQQIQQHDIANARYFGKKIGKAMMRREVQRSSLVDLAVQK